Genomic DNA from Lactuca sativa cultivar Salinas chromosome 8, Lsat_Salinas_v11, whole genome shotgun sequence:
CACAAAGATGATctgaatgcaaaaaaaaaaaaaaaaaaaaaaaaaaaaaaaaaaaaaaaaaaattaaaaatcaaacatgCAACTTTGATCGAACACGATTTCGGTAATTTACTCTAGTTTTTACagtggttttcacattttttaAACCTATTTAATCTTATAAAGGCAAAGGATTTGAAATTTGGCGACCGAGTACACAGTCCCATCAAACAAGTTGGACCTCCTGCATAGTTTATAAAATACGCCAAGTTGACTCGATAAATTTGGTCAatgaatttttctttattttttatattccATATTTGATAAAAACTTGCTATATTTTTTAGGTAAAGTTGGTGGATTACAAATTGTGCTACATGCACACAACAGTAATATATTTTCACTCATTACATCAGTATAACATCaaacatttcttaaaaaaaaaaagccTATTCGTTGTAGAATCTAAAATTAACTATACATGTAATTTAatgatttatatttttatctaaacCAAATTAAAAGCAATCCTTTTAATTGACGACCCTAACCAATAATattaaatcaaaataaaacacTAAAAACTagatcaaataaaaaaaaatgaaatcaatATGTAAATCATAGCAACGATACGACGTCTAATTTGTGCATTAAATATTGGTATAGAATGATGCGATAAAAGAAACAATTAATTAACATCTTTTTCATTACGCCTATatactaattaaaaaaaaaaaaaaaaaaaaaaaaaaaaaaaaagctgtcTACGCCATAGGAAGAATATTGTCCTTACAACTGTTACAAGTCCTTCATTTTGAaacatttattttgatttataaacTACCTAATTATATTTTACTAATAGATATTTTTAAATGCTAGATATCTGCTTAAAAAATGTACCCACTGCCCCTATCCTTTTTCTATAAAACCGGGCGAACTATACCTTTATTACCATAAATGGCGACTTCTCGTTCTGATCATCTAGCCAGCTATATTTCCTTTGTCTTCACCATTTTCCTTACCTTCAATATAGCGAAAGCCCAATCCAACGTAACACGAGGTTCCTCTTTAAGGCCTACAGGTGCGACCACCTCATGGTTGTCGCCATCGCAACTATACGCCTTTGGTTTCTACCCACAGACTGGTGGCTACGCCGTCGGTATTTATATTGCCGGAATTGCAGAAAGAACTGTGGTATGGACGGCTAGACGCGACACCCTTCCACTCTCCAATAATTCTACTTTGACTTTCACAACCGATGGAAGGCTCGTGATCGTGGACCAAACACAAGACCAACAGATCAGTATCTATAGTTCCGGCAGTGCTTCTATTGCTTCCATGCAAGATTCCGGCAACTTTTTGCTCTATGGTTCCGACCGGAGGACGATATTATGGCAAAGCTTTGACCACCCTACTGATACCCTTTTGGTTGGACAGCGTCTTGTACCCGGTCAAGATTTAATTTCTTGTGTCTCGGAGACTGACTACTCCATTGGGATTTTCAAGCTCAGTATGCAATCCGATGGGCACCTTGTCCTATACCCGAATTCAGGGTTTCCAAATGGGCCTACCACTGCATACTGGGGGTCTGGAACCTTCGACAAGGGACCTAACGTGACACTGAATCTTGATTCTGGTGGCTTTCTGTACTTGTTGCAAAATTCAACTTTTTATATCATGAATCTAACGCAAGAAGGCTATTCTACAGAAGATGCAATCTATCGCATGAAAATTGACGTCGACGGCATCTTTCGAATTTATTTTCATAATTTAAGTAGCACGAGCCATAATGAATCAGTCATATATGAATTTTCTACAGACAAGTGTATTGGGCGGGGACTTTGTGGCGTAAACGCGTATTGTGATGTCATGAACGACGCTGCGAGATGCAGATGTTTACCAGGATTTGATTTTGTAAAACCTGGGTCTTGGTCTTCAGGTTGCAAAAGATATTACACAGCAGAAACCTGCAAAATTCCTGAAGGAGATAAAGGTAACTTTTCTCAGATGACAAGGTTGCCTAATAATACGCAATGGGAAGATGCGGCATATGCTCTCCCAAAAGCATCAAACCAAGAAGAGTGTTCACTTGCTTGTATGAATGACTGCAAATGCGAGGCGGCGCTGTTCACACCACCTGAGAGTTGCAGGGTGCAGAGGCTCCCTATAAGATACATTCGAGTAGGAGATAGTGAGTCAAATGTCGGATTGATTAAAGTATACGTGGCTTCTGTAAATAACGGATCGGATCCAACTAATTATCCATCAGACCAGGTCAGGAAAGTGCGACAAGTGAAATTCTTGGTTATAGGGGTTTCACTTGTCTCAGTTGCAGTACTCGTTTTGCTACTTTCTGGAGTAATCATGTGGAGATCTCACGTTTGGGCATACAAAAAGATTTCTGAGCATGTAAATGTTCAATTGTTCGAGGATGTTGGGCTCCGGGCATTTTCATATGCAGAGCTAGAGAGAATGACAAATGGTTTTAAAGAAGAATTGGGTAGAGGATCATTTGGAATAGTGTACAAAGGAATAATAGAGAGCCACATGAAGATGGTGgctgtgaagaaattgaagaaaGAGTTGGCACAAGAAGGGGAAAGAGAGTTTCAAACTGAAATGAAAGTGATTGGGAGAACTTATCATCGTAATCTAACAAGGCTGCTAGGTTATTGCTGTGATGGTCCCGAAAGGCTCCTCGTTTTGGAGTACATGACCAGAGGATCACTTGCGGATGTATTATTTCATTACAAAGAAAGCAAGCCATGTTGGACAGAGAGAATTAGGATTGCTTTAGACATTGCCCATGGCATCTTCTACTTACATGAAGAATGTGAAACACCCATAATTCACTGTGATATCAAGCCTCAAAATATCCTCATGGACGAGTATGGATGTGCCAAGATTTCCGACTTTGGATTGGCAAAACTACTCGAACATGACCAAACTAAAACATCCACCTTGATAAGAGGAACAAGGGGTTATGTTGCGCCTGAATGGCACAAGAAGCTCCCCATAACAGTTAAAGTGGATGTGTATAGTTTTGGAATTGTTCTTTTCGAGATTTTATGTTGTCGAAGGAAGCTTGACAACGACCTTCCTTATGAGGAAGCTATTCTCGAAGAATGGGTCTACGAATGTTATAAAGCAAATGAATTAGGAAAACTAGTTAATGATGAGGATGTAGATAGAAGCTCACTAGACCGGATGATCAAGATAGGCCTTTGGTGCATTCAAGAGGATCCGTCCCTCCGCCCCTCTATGAAGAGAGTGGTGTTGATGCTTGAAGGGACTGTCAAAATCCCAATACCTCCCAAACCTACTTCATTCTTGAGTATCATTTAGTGTGCACTTTCATTATCTTTTCACTACAACAATAACCGGCAATAGCAGCGAGGCCTTTAGCAGCGACAAAAAAGAAAGGCGTTTTTTGTCGCTGCTAAAAGTCCCCGTCGCCGCTAAATGTTTATTTTGGCGATCCATGTCATTTCAATTTCATCCGTCGATTTAAGAGATGATCCTACGACTAGGATGACATAAGAAATCCGGCATTGTTTTCCCTCCGGTGTGTCGCTGCTAAAGAGTGCACGTCGCCGCTAAAGGCTTATTTTGGCGATCCGTGTCATTTCAATCTCATCTGTCGATTTAAGAGATGATCCAACGACGTAGAAAACTCTGTGTTGTTTTCCCTCCcatgtgtcgccgctaaagaccGTCGACAATAAAACCCCTCTCTTCATTTTTCTGTGTTCTCCCTTCTTTCTCACCATTATCGTCGACCTCATCGgaatttgacaaagaactttgcaATTTCACCCATCTTTGCTCCATTTTTCTccatttccttttccttttcactTCTCTTTATTAAATTTCTAGCATTGATGTGTATTTATATGTGTATTTTGTGTTTGTAGAGAtggatgtgtatttgtatgtatatgtgtattttgaATGTATTTTATGtgtaatgacccaattttcacgtctaaaaatttcatttttgattaagtgatttgcaagacatttgtaacaaaatatcaacaGATCATATAAAAACATGTCTTGAGTCTGAAAACTAAATCgtaaaacataataatatcagagtacagttcccagaataactcatagtgcggaaaacaatgtgtgtgtatgatgtgccgctaccgtgccagctccttcccctttgctgaagaggtacatgaaaccaaaactataaactgtaagcacgaagcttagtgagttctcacatcgtaccacataccatacaatcacatcacatacatactgtcgggcaattctggggtgcccaacctacccggtacgaccattctggggtgccgacctacccatgcggccattctggggtgccatcctaccaatgtcaagccattctagggtgctgacctgcccatgcggccattctggggtgccgtcctacccatttcaagtcattctggggtgctgacctgtccgttggtcctaacaaccgaccctcggggactattccactccctactgctactatcacatatatcataacataagcatattaTTAGACATAgatggggtgtctgaactacccttcggtcctaacaaccgaactctactattatcacatataacatatcatgccagcatataacatatccggtagtagcaaacctagatgatatcacaaagacaattatctaacaTATAACTCCTAGCGgtaggccggcattgtggccgtagacccaccgttactggaaggtaactcacctcgtagtagttgCTGAACTGTGCAGGAATCCTCTGACTGTTGccgttgctgctccggaaatcctatGGCTATAATTcctacaaaacacttagtcatacactgctaacagttcttagggtaaaatgaccattttacccctgaccaagtcaaagtcaaagtcaacttccagttgacctgactcgttgagtccctatccttccatttgtccttatacccgtctttactcgtcgagttaggcgatgactcgacgagttttccttctaaatgatcatcgactgaatcctcatccgactcgccgatttgtaagaactactcgtcgagttcatcatcaactggtACACAGGTCttgcccttgactcgccgagttgtatgaacaactcgttgagttcatcttcatccttagaagattaccttggactcgccgagtcctttcatgcactcgccgagtcccatgaacttccaGAACAAAGGCTTAGTCTAGatcgttgggtcactccccgggaccctCCCTAAAACGTTTCCTCACTCactgggtccttttgaccctcaactgatacgggacagaaaccttggactcgccgagtccaagaatggactcgtcgagttagtcaCATCCACtcactaaatcttcgatttctgatgtacaacccttgataaaaagatagatctatgcttctacaatcgatctagcacgtaaagttacaacctttacatgcttgcatgggactttgagctcaataggtcctaaaacaagctcttacaatgcatggggccctctttgagtgcaaaagccactcgtttctgccttgtaacccctctaaggaaccagatccgaaacatcaaccccaaaccatgcttgcaatcatggttggtgaccaaaatggcttagaaaaagccctaaaactccacaaaatgggatctatcaaaagagcaaacaaggtatagactttataccttctgtagactgcaaatgatgctcaaagtCGGATccctctagcctcctcttgatccttcaagcttttccttccttccttggatcacaaaagcaccaaaatcagtccaaatgccttagattgcttcaataacggctagggtttgctatgggggttttctgagagcaaatgggacgaaggaggccgagttaaggtgtttaaatagggtgcaaaccctcagattagggtttttgtcaagACAggtcctacttgccgagtctgggacccgactcgtcgagtccacaacttaaactccgcgtctcatcccgcttctactcggcgagttggtgcttcaactcgccgagtccaaggccaaaatgcaaaatatttaaaagaagggaatacgtaccaagaaccaggtgctacattatgtatgtatatgtttttttgtatgtacaatcctatgtatatatgtatatttatgtatgtgtatgtgtattatGTATGTGCATGTATTTTCGTATGTAAaagtgtattatatatatatatatatatatatatatatatatatatatatatgtatgtattttcatatgtatatgtgaattttgtatgtgtattatgtatgtatatgtgtatttgtatgaatAGAAATAAATAGTGATAGCAGTGACGCCTTTAGTGGTGACGGAGAGCATTAGCGGCGATGCAACTTTAGCGGCGACGTAtggagcatcagcaacaaccaATGGAGCATCAGCGACGAGCCAACAACGACgcccctttagcggcgacatgtcgccgctaatacctttagcgaatACATGTTGGACCTTTCGCGGCGACGCCTGTCGCTAGTAATACTCTTATTTCTTGTagtgtttttggatgatttttgtaTGGCATTTACAATCTTTTGGATgacttttaattttatgttatggatttaaatgttatgttatgttatgatttggatgaattttaaatttgatattgtggaaataaatgtttttaatttataatttataggtTACATATGGATATGGATGGTGAAATTTTAGCTTTCTTTTTATTATCATGGTATTGGTTGATGTCGGCCCGACGAAGGCAAAGATATATTGAAAGAATAAAAGATAATGATTCAGATAAAAGCGGGCATGAATATACTCAAGAATTGCTACACAGAACTTCTACACAATGTCATGATATGATGTGTCTTTCACGCGAGGCCTTTGTATTGCTATGCAATCATTTTACTCAAAAAAAATTGGTTGCAAGCTAGTAAGACATTAAGCATTGAAGAAAAGATAGCTATATTTTTACATGTTATAGCACATAATCAATGCTTCCGAGTGGTTAAAAGAAGATTTCAACACTCCACACAAACAATTCATAAATGTTTTCATGAGGTCTATATTGCAATGATCTCTTTTGCTAAAGAAATTATAGTGCCGATAACTTCTAGTGCGACTGCAAATACCTCAGAACGCCATAAAAGGCTAAAAGCTATATTTCCCGGAGCAATAGGTGCGTTAGATAGTACTCTTGTACATGCAGTTGTGCTCGCTGATCAACAAACTCGTTataggggaagaggaaaaggtgaGTGTTATCAAAATGTATTGGGAATTTGTGATTTCgatatgatattcacctttgtATGGGCTGGATGGGAGGGCATAGCACATGATTCACGAGTTTTGAAAGAAATTGCATTTAATCCGACTTCCGGATTTCCATTTCCTCCACCAGGTTTATATTCTTTCTATACCTTTTATTATTATCTATATTGTTTATATAATATGCATCACGCTCACCTTTACtgataaatattacctttgtgaCACTGCATATACCAACACTCGTGGATTTATGACTCCATATCGCAATACGAGGTATTGGTTAACCGATTTTCGACGACGAAAGGCGTTAACTAAGGAAGAAAGATTCAATCATGCTCATGCACAACTCAGAAATGTTATAGAGCGCACTTATGGTGTATTGAAGGCAAGATTCCCAATCTTAAAACTAATGGCTACTTATCTGTTTGCAGTTCGACGAGACATAGTCATTGCTTGTATCGCAgtatataattttataaggaaatataatATTCAAGATGACTTATTTACATGCTTTGAAGAGAACAATGTGGTTACTCCTAATACGAAAGATGGAGGAAATGAGGGCATAGAATGGGGTTCGGAAGGAGTTGAATATATGAGTACTTTGCGTAACCAGATTGCAAATCAACTGTTTTCAAATGGTTCAAGTTAAGTTTTTATGCAAatttttttggtttgtttcaattttagGATCTTTCTATTTGTAATTTCAATGAAATCtgtttaatttgaattttttATGACATTTTCTACTTTTTTATAATCAGTCAGCAATTTTATTTAAATATCTTATAGAAAATAATACAGTTTATCCAACACAAAAcaaaaaagggtaaaatggtaatttttatCAGTCAGCACAGCCAGTCAGATCCATAATCAAACAAGACGATTTTAGTCGGAGGCAGATGCAGTCAGAGCTAGACCAGTCAGTGCCTGACTCAATCATATCTAActcagtcagcaactatcaaacagcCCCTAAGATCATCAATTATGTTTCACACGTTTTTGCCTTCTTACCACAATATAGACAAACTATATATGGATTCACCAAGTAAGTTAAAtggaagaaattataaccattgGAGCATCCAAATGTGGGTACAGAGTCATCAGACCTATAAAGTTTTGTTGAAAATGGATTGAACAAACCAGCAAATCAAAAGGACCTAACTTCACCACAAACCTCTGAAATCCTTGAAAACAAAAGGATGCGTGGGATACATTGCATAAGAGTTACAAACGCGATGAAAATGTGATAGCCTATTAAGATTGGAAAAACTAAGATGCTAGTTTGATAACTTAAGAATGAGAGATTAGGAATCATTAGAATAATTCTCTAACCAAATGATCCTTATATAACAAACCAAATGATAGTAAATGGTTAAGAAATTGAAGataaaagaatttttgaaaaacaactCAAAAACCTCACTATAAGATTTGAGCAaggttaattttaaaaattgcaaGAAACATGATTATTAGCGACGACATGCGTCTCCTCAAAAGAGTGTGCATGTCGCCGCTAAAGCTATTAGCGGCGACCTGTCGCTGCAAAAAGGTCGCCActattgtctcgttgcaaatgcTTAACTTGTCGCCGCTAATGTTATCGGTTGCCGCTAATACTTATGTGTTATCACTAAAGGCGCCccctaaaatatattttatttatttatttatttaacgttAAAATTATAAGAAACAATATAACATGCATAAAAACTACTACAAAACTTAATTTTGTAAAAATATTAATCCATACACAACCGGTCCAAAATATTCATTCAAACAAAGTGCAATATATCCAAAATATTaactcaaaaaaaaaacattttataaaatcttAAAAAAGTTGCTACTCGTCCTCATCACTCCCATCGTTTCCTTCGTTACGATTTCGTGGCAGCAATGAACGAAATCAGTCTTCCAGTGTCGTAGAACAGGCGGGTCCTTTAGTATTATTTGCAGCATTTCCAActacaaagaaaacaaaatatattaccaACATATCATATAAGCATCGTACTTTCCAAAAAATACCAAAATAAGAAATAccaacatatcaaactataaccaacatgtcattatagcattctactttccaaaTACACTTAACCATACATCATACACAATATTGCATAtacattataacattgtacttttttttcatttttccattatagcattttactttccaaaaaattaccaaactacaaaataccaacatatcaaactataaccaaacTACATGATACACAATATTGTATATACATTAtaacattgtatttttttttcatttttccattataacattgtactttccaaaattacaaaaatataaaataccaacatatcattatagcattctagtttccattatagcattgtattatatactaaacaaacaattaccaacatatcattatagcatcttttttttttttttgtttttccgtTATAGCATTTTACTTTTCAACTTAAACTAACAAATACCTGTGATTGTGGTGGTTGTTGTTTCATTGTTTGTTCCTGGTCGTACATAGACACAACCATAGGAGGTATATGCCCACGTGGAACACCCGATAttctttcaaacaattttttgtaTCATTTGGTGTTAGATTACTTGCTTCAGAAGAAGCTTGAGTTTGTTGATTAATCTCTTGGAATAAAGCcaactatatttttataaaatgataaacatcataaaaattagattactaaataccccttgacgatataaacacttgtatgaaaatacaaattaaccacttacGTATTGTTGCTCGACTGTAGGACTACTAAATAACCCTTAGCGATTTGTATTAGCCTTACAAAATGCTTCAATTCGAGTGATGTcatatttaacattaaaaattagattaattatactttaaataaatagttaaatatatcataacttacttCTTTAAAACAAGCATTGCTATATGAGCTTGACCTCCTCTGTTTACATCTTGTTGTTTGGCACAGACTTCTTATTTTCGCGTCGAACGCTTTAAAACTCCAAGCATTCGAAAATGTTCAAAAACATGTGCCTAATTTTCACATGACATACCCATGTGGGGGGGGGGGTTGTGTAATGCCCTGGAGATATCTGCAGTCCCCCCGATATCCTTAAAATAAGCCCGTGCTTCAATCTTCCGACCTCTATAAGATTTTGCAAGACTCACATCAATGCTCCGCAACAACTGAGCACGTTCGGGATCCAAGTTAACCTTATCCAAATCAAACTCATTCTACAAATACAGCAAAGTTAGTTAATTAATACCAATCAcaactaaacttaaaatattatccAAGTTACCTTTAAATGCACAACCGTTGCATTCCTTATAGTGGGGAAACATTGTTCCAACCAAATACGCTAAAAGGGATGTTCATCCACATATACCTCCCAGTCTAATGTGAAAACCAATTCGCACTCTTCCCGACACGGGAATATGTGATCTCCCTATTGAAATCCAAATCCACGGGCTTTCCCTTGTTTGCTCGTATCAActttcctagcttgatgttttttGATAAACTCATTCTTTTTTGGAAGCTCAGCTGATaaaatacaattaaaaatattagtcataataacttataataaattaataaaaaaatgctAGTAATAATCACAATAACTTCTAATACAACAATGCCTTGTAAATACATAAAGATTCGAAATCATTTGGATTTCAACTCCTTACACACTCAAACCTATTTCGACTCCTCACAATCAACGTTttgaccctatatatatatatatatatatatatatatatatatatatatatatgtgtgtgtgtgtgtgtgtgtgtgtaggtagtaataatcacatgtgtgtgttaaataataaatcattaagtatattatacatattaatcaccgagttggtCGAGTTTTACGACACTGCTCGCTTCAGTAAGGGGCCGATTGGGGAGTACTTGTATTCTGTAACAGATCGATCTACATTTATGGCATAATAAATTGTACTAAATATGTTGAATTGATGCATAATTGTCCAAGAATGGCACTACTTTGATGAATTGTTGGAATTCATATGCAGGTCAATATATAGTACTAAAAGTGTGCAGAACCCGCAAGAAAACCGAGAAAAATGAAGCTAACGAGCATGGGAGACGAATTGCtaaaagaatgaagaaaaatggtGCCGAGAAATTTGACCACTCTTCAATGTTTTGATCATATCTCAAGATCGAGAGCTCCAATGGACATGAGTGAAGAAGTTCtggaaactagacaaaatttcctACAACTTTGATGTTTTGCGGTTTTACTGCTTCTACCGTTTTCATTACCAAAAAGGGGCAGGGACGTCCTAGAATGCGTCTAAGACGCCCCCTAGGACGCCTATCCGTTTTAGGCCATTTTCAAGTGCAAATCAAGGACGGAAGAAGGATGTAAAACATCCTGAAGGACGCCCAGACATCCTATATGATGTCTAAGATGCCTACTAGGACGCTGACACGGAAAACAGCTTCGAAAATCAGTTTTTTAGCAACTATTTAAGGGAGATTAAACCCTAATCGACTTTGGACTTCTCCCATGCGATTTTCACAAGTTTTGGAGGGTTCCAAACACTTCCAACCCTCATCCAAACGCTTTCTTGATCATCAATTTCCGAATCAAAGTGAAGAAATCATCAAGTTAATAGTCATTTAAAATTTGAAGATCGTTCAACCGGTGGATTTTCATCAATCCAATCAACTTCCAGAATTGATTACTTGTTCTCTAAAGTTCCATTGTTCTATGATTTATTGATCATCATACATCattcattttatgatttttagtttgtttatgGATTTTATACCGGATTTCTTTGTTTTAGTTGAAGTTGTTTGCTTTTTCATTGTTATGAAAAGCTAAACCATTTATGGTTACTTCCGGGAATGTTTAGGATGATTTGATGAACGTGTTTTGATTATTACTTCTATTCCAATCAAATTTGGTTATTATATGTTCTTAAATTTATGATTTCTATTAAGGATAATTGAAGTTGGGTTTTATTCATGTGTTTAATTTTACAATTAAGATAATTTATTGTCAATTCACTAATCGTGCCGAATTCATATAGTTTAGGAACTAAGACGATCAGTTGAATCAACATATACTATTCCAAACTTGTGATTTTAAATGCTTAACATTGTAATTGGTAATCACAAGACACAATATTGCCAAGACACTCATTGTTCCTAATCCATTTAGACATAGGGAGTAAGACAATTAGTAGGAATATCGTATTGTGTGCCCAAAGTTATTTATTGCATGTTGATTGACCTTAGTTACGTTttcataattaatttggaatttcaGGGAAGATAAACATGTGAGTCTTAATCATCCAACATTGAACCTGAAGTAACCTTGTTTTTCTCATTGGTAATCGTTTGCAATATAAAGTTtctacttttttttatttaaatattaatttaacATTTTTCTTGAGAATTGCAAGTATTAGTTCTTTTTCATTGACTACTATAGCACAAAGTTTGACCACAAACTTCTCGTGGATTCGACCCTTACTTACCCTAGCTATCTAGTGGTTTTGAGGTTATTTTTGATTGATACAACAACATCGATCAAaatttggcgccgttgccggggagaTTGTTCGCTTAAACTATTGTGTTGAAGTAGTCTttcagttttattttattttgttttaatttttgtttagaaTCTTCACTATTTTACTGTTTTTGTGTAGGGATTGTCGTGAATGGAGGAATACATTTATATTAACCAAGATATGTGGTTGGGGAGTGGAAATCTGGGTCAAGATCAATACAATAATAATCCATACAATCAGTCATATAATGATTATCCATACAATGATCCATATGATGATGATTGTTGGTGGACTGACGAATCGACTCAAAACCAACACCATGAACCATATTATTTCCCGGACGACCAAGAATCAGAAAAATCTTCATTTAGCAAGAAGTTGGATCAAATGTTGGACATGTTGAATGAAACCTTCAACAAGGAGGAAGACAACTCCAAATCAATTTCGACAATTGAAGATCAACTAGAACGAATAATGGAGCACCTAAAGCAACAACCACCGGGAAAACTTTCGAACGCTAACCAAGTAAATGAGGTAAGTTTTCTATGCAATGACAACGTTGTGCATAATCCTACACCACCCAATCTTGAGGTTGTAGTGGAGGATGATGTACCTTTAAATGATAATGATACCCAAAGGATGTTCGAAATTGAAGAAGCCGTAATTGAATTTTAAAAGTCTAATGAAGAGTTTCATGAGTTAGAAGAGTCCAAAGTTGGGGAGGGGTTTGTGAAGGCTAAT
This window encodes:
- the LOC111904399 gene encoding G-type lectin S-receptor-like serine/threonine-protein kinase LECRK3, whose amino-acid sequence is MATSRSDHLASYISFVFTIFLTFNIAKAQSNVTRGSSLRPTGATTSWLSPSQLYAFGFYPQTGGYAVGIYIAGIAERTVVWTARRDTLPLSNNSTLTFTTDGRLVIVDQTQDQQISIYSSGSASIASMQDSGNFLLYGSDRRTILWQSFDHPTDTLLVGQRLVPGQDLISCVSETDYSIGIFKLSMQSDGHLVLYPNSGFPNGPTTAYWGSGTFDKGPNVTLNLDSGGFLYLLQNSTFYIMNLTQEGYSTEDAIYRMKIDVDGIFRIYFHNLSSTSHNESVIYEFSTDKCIGRGLCGVNAYCDVMNDAARCRCLPGFDFVKPGSWSSGCKRYYTAETCKIPEGDKGNFSQMTRLPNNTQWEDAAYALPKASNQEECSLACMNDCKCEAALFTPPESCRVQRLPIRYIRVGDSESNVGLIKVYVASVNNGSDPTNYPSDQVRKVRQVKFLVIGVSLVSVAVLVLLLSGVIMWRSHVWAYKKISEHVNVQLFEDVGLRAFSYAELERMTNGFKEELGRGSFGIVYKGIIESHMKMVAVKKLKKELAQEGEREFQTEMKVIGRTYHRNLTRLLGYCCDGPERLLVLEYMTRGSLADVLFHYKESKPCWTERIRIALDIAHGIFYLHEECETPIIHCDIKPQNILMDEYGCAKISDFGLAKLLEHDQTKTSTLIRGTRGYVAPEWHKKLPITVKVDVYSFGIVLFEILCCRRKLDNDLPYEEAILEEWVYECYKANELGKLVNDEDVDRSSLDRMIKIGLWCIQEDPSLRPSMKRVVLMLEGTVKIPIPPKPTSFLSII